In Halobaculum sp. XH14, a single genomic region encodes these proteins:
- a CDS encoding carbohydrate ABC transporter permease — translation MATEEYEGEVGPHGGGLTGAVSDWVNDHIRTVLLGPSLVALFVVFIYPAVMLLWLSLQNTRGFGETFEPAYNYGRIFTDPTFWNAVEKTLIYSFGSLFVSVSAGLVIALALNKLLNQRLRDAYSTLILISWAVPLSIVGVTWQWMFDGQLGVVNQVLVDLGILETGYSWLSNSVSAMVVVILADSWSRIPFATIVLLAGLQSIPQDMYDAAKTDGATTWQTFRHVTLPYLRPSFFVAGLITWMFAFRAFAIPYSTTGGGPGGATETLAIYIHRFGIQLLDYGFASAVSVFLVAVTLVVATAYVYFILEQMEEIEV, via the coding sequence ATGGCCACTGAGGAGTACGAGGGCGAAGTAGGCCCCCACGGCGGCGGCCTCACCGGCGCCGTCTCCGACTGGGTGAACGACCACATCCGGACGGTGCTGCTCGGCCCGTCGCTGGTGGCGCTGTTCGTCGTGTTCATCTACCCGGCGGTGATGTTGCTGTGGCTGTCGCTCCAGAACACCCGCGGCTTCGGCGAGACGTTCGAGCCCGCGTACAACTACGGGCGCATCTTCACCGACCCGACGTTCTGGAACGCGGTCGAGAAGACGCTGATCTACTCGTTCGGCTCGCTGTTCGTCTCGGTGAGCGCCGGGCTGGTCATCGCGCTCGCGCTGAACAAGCTGCTCAACCAGCGGCTGCGTGACGCCTACTCGACGCTCATCCTCATCTCGTGGGCGGTGCCGCTGTCCATCGTCGGGGTCACCTGGCAGTGGATGTTCGACGGGCAGCTGGGGGTCGTCAACCAGGTCCTGGTCGATCTGGGAATCCTCGAAACCGGCTACTCCTGGCTCTCGAACTCCGTGTCCGCGATGGTCGTCGTCATCCTCGCGGACTCGTGGTCGCGCATCCCGTTCGCGACCATCGTGCTGCTCGCGGGGCTCCAGTCGATTCCCCAGGACATGTACGACGCCGCCAAGACCGACGGCGCGACGACCTGGCAGACGTTCCGGCACGTCACGCTGCCGTACCTCCGGCCGTCGTTCTTCGTCGCGGGACTCATCACCTGGATGTTCGCGTTCCGCGCGTTCGCCATCCCGTACTCGACGACGGGCGGCGGGCCGGGCGGCGCGACCGAGACCCTCGCCATCTACATCCACCGCTTCGGCATCCAGCTGCTCGACTACGGGTTCGCCTCCGCGGTCTCGGTGTTCCTCGTCGCGGTGACGCTCGTCGTCGCGACGGCGTACGTCTACTTCATCCTCGAACAGATGGAGGAGATCGAGGTCTGA